A region of the Silene latifolia isolate original U9 population chromosome 9, ASM4854445v1, whole genome shotgun sequence genome:
GATTCTAAAAATTATTAATGTTTGACTCGATCACCAGCCCTTTTGGACAGTTAAGAACCGTTAATGAGATCATAGATAAATAGAGTGCATTAATGATTGGGGACTTGTAGGTCGTGTCCTCGAAACGAGTTCTAAATCTCCTAATATTATTCTTTATAATCTGTTTTTGTTGAAAAAAATGCACACTTGTTAAGAAATTGTTTCAAGTCTTAGGTTGATAATAACATTAGTTAGCAATTTAAATATAGCTTTGGAAAGAGGGAAATGCCCGTGCTTCGTAGAATGTATAGTGAATTTGTTTACGGTAGACCTATGAAGGGGGGGTTTTATATCCGATAATCTCCAATTGCGAGTGCATAAGGGAATGCAAAACGACTCAATCAccaatggagggagtatgatttatggtttttgaatTGCTAAGTTAAGGCATGTTTGCAAAGATAATTATTGTTGTTCTGATTTTGTACCTGGTAGTCCATTGGTTGATTTTTGCCACAAGTAtcttggctttggaagaaagtggtacttttattttgttgttttaagGTTCTTCTATTCACTTGATAGTTGCATAAATGCTTTTCCGGCTATTTAGCAAATTATCtcattgttcttgttcttgtggTTAGTATCTAGTTCATACTGTTTTTTCTTTCCCTAGTGCCTTTTCGTGTACTAGGTCAATGTATTTAATGAGTTAATATTTTCTGTTCAGGCTGCTAATTATCTGAACATCAAGGGTTTACTGGACTTGACCTGCAAAACGGTAGCGGACATGATGAAAGGAAAAACCCCAGATGAAATCAGGAAGACATTCCACATCATTAATGACTACACCccggaggaggaggaagaagtgAGGAGGGAGAACCAGTGGGCTTTCGAATGATCATCTCATCTGTCATCCATTTTGCTGAAATGTCTATAATTCCATGGGCTGTTGATATGGTGGACTAGATGTTTATTGGGCTTTAGACTTTAGTACGTATATCTTCGATGCATTATATCTTCGATGCATTTGACTCGTGTGTTAGTTTGTGCACAATTTCCCTAGTAATGCAAGCCTATTATTAGAGTATCAACTCCGTTTTAATCTCTTGTTTTTTCCGCATTTACCTTGTTATATTTTGAAATAGAGCATATGGATGAAGCCTGTGACTGGCTCTGCAAATCTGTGCTACGATGATAGCCCTCTGTACCCACGATTTCTCCTGAGGCTACGCTGTAGTTTTATGCGAAAAATTAGGAGCTTAGCCCATCATCATTTGTAGTCGGAAGGTAGAGCGGAATGAAATTTCATTCTACAGCAAAGATGAGAATTGAGAATACAGTATACAAGTAGTTTTAACATTCAGTGAGTCGGTTTGGGTGTATGAGTAGCAAATACACCCTAAAAGGCTAAAACATTTAGCTCCACACGTTTAGCAGTGTGAAAAAGATGAAGTCAATAACACTTATTTTCGAATAAATTGCTCAATAAGTGCAAATAAAGTCCAAAAAAACATCTACCATTTTCCCTCAAATCATCAcctcaaaccctaatttttgcTGTCAGCGGGGATTTCAATCTAGCATTGCCGATTGTTGCAATTATAGTTGTCGTCTTATCTTCATCTTCAATGTCCTACCTTCTAATCAACTACCAACACTGATAACTATAATACTAGGTTGCTAAATGCTAGAAttaactatcaaattaacaatttctaAAACCACACATTCATTCACTCAACATAAGAACTAAACCCAAGGAAAGAGTATTAGATAACTTTAAAGGAGAGTAAAGAGttttacaataccaaagttgatgACTTTGAAAGAAAATACACCAAGATGAAAGACTTAGCCAACCATAGTTTGATTACAACCCAATTTTTGTGGAAATATTACAATGAAAATAGAAAATGATTAAGGtctaattattacaagattaaaagtcAAGCCAAAAAGATTATTTTGTTCTCAAATattggggtatatatagtgcTGCACGAAATCCTAGGGTAAGCACGGAACGGGCCTTCATTTACGTCAAAAAGCAGAGCAACAAATCCTAGTCCAGCACAACGACAGACTACCGGCTAAATGTCAGACTGCCGGTTGAATGGCAGACTGCTGTGGCAAATGACAGACTGCCAAAATGCCTGATCACTTCTTTCTAAAATCCGCCTTGATGCTTGTTTTGTTGCTTCCAAGGTCCTTCTTGCCTTCCCTTGACTTGTGACATAACTCGGACATGATCTTGTTCACTTGGTCAATCTCGAGCAAGTCTAAATACACCACGATCATAGCCCCGGCAATTGAGAATCAATTATTAACATAAACATACTTAAAGACCCTTATTAAACACATGAGTAGTGCTAAGAACACTCATTTGACCCGACTCTTTATGACACTATCAAGCAACCCGACGTAGTCAGTCAAGCATATTTCCCCAAATTcgtcgtctttttttttttgacaaaggtGTACTATTTTATTTAGACTATAAAAAGGAGTATACATAGAGTTCGAAACAACGAAACAACAAAGCAAATTACAAAACAAACATAGGGGAATTAGATACCCCTAAGCAAGTAGAAATCGAACTAACTGAACGAAAATTACAAGCGACACTAACTGAAACTGAACTACGATACTTCTTAAACGGTGGATGATAATAGTCCTCGAACGGAAGCAAGTCGGCTTCCTTACGCTTAGTCCTCCTTTTACCTGCAACAACCAAATCTGTGTACCTGCAAAAAAAAGGTAAGCGATTGACAGAAACTGATGATCTCTTCTCCAAATTAGGAGTAGACCTAACCATTCAACCCTTACGAATGGAATGCTCCACCTTGCGACAACACTTCATGCTCGAGTTCATGCTCGAATTCTCTTTGACTTTGACGGCCACAAATTGAAACTGAACCGTGGATACCTTGCTAACAAAAGAGGAATCAGATGAAAGCCGCTTCTTTTTGGCAATATGTGAAACAGCCTCCTCATGACCCAACTCAACGCTCTCAGATCCCAAATGCGAAAGCTGATGGTTCTCTTCATGAAAAGGATAAGGAATGGGAACTGCTGCTTCCCTTGAAAAATTttcatggggagttcccgtcGAAATAAAATTTGTAGAGATGAGGGGACGAACCCTCAAGGACGACAATGATCTTGGATGGAAAAAAAGAAGATCCCTCCCGAGTAATAAATTCTCATAATCTTGGGGCGACAAAACGCAAATTTTTATTAGGATGCTTTTTGTTGGAGAAGGAGAAATTTGCAGGCCTTGAGGTAAAAGAAGTGGAGGGATTACAATCATCCTTAGCGGGCGAAGCCGGACAAGCCTCATTAAGGTTTTCAGATTCCATAATAATATCAATATCAGAACCAGGAGTAGTAATCAGTTTATCAGAGTCCATAATAATGGCAGCACGAGTTCCAGATGCATAAGGGCTTTCGGAATCAATAATAATATCAGAACTAGTTGCAATTTCAGCATGAGTAGGAGAAACATCATCTATAACCAAAGGGACTTTACTACAAGACGGTATGTCCAAATCAACAGGGATTGCAAACTTTTCAACCCCATCATTAACTCGCAGAGGTTTCTTGCCTTTCTTGTCGGAGGACAAAGGGTTAAAAGGATAAACAACCCGTTTCCCATTAACATTTAAAAGTAGGAGATCGGCCACGGAAAGGAGTTCTCGATTAACATCATTGTTATGTGGTTCAAATTTTACAGCATGTTCAAAGTCGTCAATAGCCTCGGAGAGTAGATTCAAATGCTTAAAGGCCAGACCCCTACGATATAGGGCCTTAACATTGGTCGGATCAAAAGATAAGACAAAAGTGCAGTAACAGCAAACCCGATTATAGTGGGACAACTTCAACTCACAAACAGCTAAATTAAGGACAAGGGAGAGGCACGGGGAAGTGGCTACGGGCTGGTCGTGTGCGGGTGGAAGTCCTAGGAAGCATACAAGTTTAATGGCTTGAGTGTAGTGACGAGCAGCCAAAACGAAATCCCCTTCCCTGAAAAGGGAGTTACCCCTATCTTTCACCAAATGGACATTGGAGATGGAAGGTACCCCCAATTCCATAAGCAACTTAGCAAGGTCATCATCATCGACCCCATTATCATCCACAACAAACAAATCACAAAGATTAAGAAGCGGAAATTGATATTCCATCTACTGAGATTATAACACCGACAAGGTTTGATACACCAACAAAACAAAGATTGAGAGAAATTAAAACTAAGAGGAAGATTCAGAACATTCCCTGACCTTATTAAGATTAACCGGTAAAATCCAAAGATAAAGATAGGTGGTTCTCACCGGCGACCTGCGGAGTGAAGATGAGGCCGTCGGTGAGAGAGGCGATGCGAAGGTTGCCGTGCGGTCGTCGTCGTTTTAGGCCAATTTGTGACGTTAATTGCCAAGCTTTTCGTTATGACTTTGCCTATGAAAGACCTTTGATTTGCTGTCTACTTTGTCAATGCCTTTCTCCGGTGTCTCTTTCATCTTTTTCGGTGAACAATTGATAGGAAAATAGTTAAGTGGATTTTATTGCACACTATATCAAACTTATAGGGCCAATTTACACGCTGCGAAACGTTTAGGACTATATTGCACATGGGCGTAAACATTTGGAGTGTATTTGCTACTTGCCCGAAAATTACACTCTTAGCACTAGCGGGCTGTCCTTGAATATTTTATTTAGTTCATGCCCGTCTATTAATTTAGCAGACCGTGTTTTCCTTATCCATTAACCATTTTTTTTTACATTTCCGCGACCAAGCCCGGTCAAAGTAACAGGCCGAGATCTAAAATTCAACCAGAAACCCCTCAATTTCTCCTCGCAATTCACAACCCCCTCCAGTCGAAGTACAACaacacaaaaccctaattcaCTCCAATCGAAACTCTAAACCCCAACAATGGCGGCTGCAATTGAAGGCTCATCGTCTTCAACTGCAACAGAAACAATGGCGACCGCAATTGAAGTATCATCGTCTCCAACTGCAACAGAAGCAATGGCGGCCGCAATTGAATTATCATTGTCTTCAGGTGCAACAGAAACAAAGAAAATCGTGCTGAAATCATCAGATGACGAGGAGTTCGAGGTGGAAGAGGCAGTTGCATTACAATCTCAAACAATCAAACACATGATTGAAGATGATTGTGCTGATAACGCAATCCCACTTCCTAATATTACTGCATACATATTAGATAAGGTAATTGAGTACTGTGAAAAGCATGTTGAAGCTTCATATACTTATACTCCTTCGGATACTACTTCTCCTGCTGATCAACTTAAGAAATGGGATGCTGAATTTGCTAAAGTCGATCAGGATACTCTCTTTGATATTATGTTGGTATGTGCCTACTCTTTTTTCCTGTTCAAGTTGACTATAATACCCTTTTAGCGGGGGTATATCATATATGCTTGCTCTCTCTATTTTCTTTCGTTTTACTTGTAAAGGTTGGATATTTGGTGTTTTGTCGAGGTTTCCGGGTTTGTTTTCGTACCTAAGGCGATTTTAGCACTCCCAGATGTGAAATTAACTCATGTTTGATTAAGTTTTTATGCAATTCGTATCTGTTGAAACTTGAATGaatatttgtttgtttatttgtaGTGACATTATacctagttttaattttatgtattCCATTCAAAATTATAAGGTGGTTGTTGTTTGTTTCTAGTACAACGTATGTATGTGTTGTTTGTGATATGTAATACAACTGTATCCGGGATTCTTTGGGGGTTGTTTGATTTGTGTCGAAATACAATTGTATCCGGGATTCTATAGGGTTTGTTTGATTTGTGTTGAACCTGGTACATGTAGAGAATTTCCTGTATAGGAATGGTATTTTATATCACTGAAGTGGTCTCCGTTTGTGGGCTCAGAGTAAGTTTGGGTTTTGATATGTTGTTAACTTGAAGCCTGGGTTTTGTGAATCTAAAACTTATGTTTGAATCGTGTTAGATATAATTATAAGTTTATAACCATATAGAATATGATTCCATATAGAAGACTGTTATTTGACTCGGTCACCAGTCCTTTGGGACAGTTACAAAATTGAGTAAGGAACTAAGGATCCATGAACATTAGGAGCCATGAAGGTCCATTACCTATTAATGGTCCGTATTAAATTTTGAGCTCAATCGTGTGGTTGTAAATTCACTTGATAAAGAAAAGGTTAATGAGTGAAATTAGGATATATAATTAAATAGTccttgtgagaggaaatggagacaAGGGAAGTGAAGAGGGTTCGTTTCCTACAGAATTACCCTGATGAGAGCCGTACAAATAGAAAACCCATTGATGATATCATCTGTAAAAAGTGTGCATTAATGATTGATGACTTGTGGCCTCCAAACGAGTTCTAATGCGCCTCCCAACTTTTACACCCCTCCCTTTTTATTAGAATAGGTGGAAGGGTTACCGGCTAAACAAGTTGCTTTCTTTTTTAACCCCTTTCTCTTTCTCATCTTCTACCTTAAACACCATTAATTTTCTTTTCTTCTCCAAAACACCATTTATATGAATCAATTTCCTGGATTAATTGACCCACGGCATTCACTAAAGGATCAATCTGTGTTACCCCAACTCTCCGACATGGgtgtcgtgtccgacacgtgtcgaGTGTCAAATACGGCTATTTTGTgcgattttttcaattttttggtctaaaattaagTATCGAAGTGTCGTGTGGGTGTCGACACGATAGGTGTCGGACACGCGACGCGACAGCTAAGtaaagtgtcggagtaacatagtgATCAATATTTTTAGCTTTGTCTCTAGTAACTATTCCTCCAGCAGAGTACATCAATCATCAATATTTTGCAGTTTAGTCTCTATCAACATTCACTAAAGATCTGAAACAATCGCCTCAATTAGCAAAagcaaaatgttcaaaataataTTCCTAATGCAACATTGATGAGCAGAGTCCATCATTTAAAAATTAGGCGTCAATAATGGAAGCCTTAGTTAAATTCATAGTACATATGGAGTATATAAGATGATATGAACAGAAGCTAACTCTAAAAAAATCTAGCACATTGTGTCAACCTCTACAATAATGATTAGCAGGGGAAACTCCACAGGTGTAATAAGAAGAGCCTGCTATTGAACAAGGGTGTCTTTAGAGAGAGGATAAGAAGGGTGTCAGATGTGTGAGAAATGAATGTAATTAGGGATTTAATTTAGGGATTGTGTATATTTTAGCAAGTTAGGTAATAGCGAATCAGGGGAGAAAAATGAGGGGATGTAGTAGTTGTACAGATTTACAGGTTAACAATGAAAACGCAAGAGGAGGAAGATGAAGATAGGTTATAAAGTAAAAGGTGGGACCCGCGCTACTTTTTACCTATAGTTACCGGTTAACAAGTgtatattggtagttaaaataaagtatagagtattttgagaagaatAGTATTCTTAGAGTGATTAAAATACATGAAGTAGCAATTTAAATATAGTTATGGAAAGAGGAAGATGCTCCTGCTACGTAGAATGTATAGTGAATTTGTTTACTTGTAGACTATGAAGGAAGGTTTGTATGGGATGAAAGAAAGAGCCATAATTAATCTACAATTGCATCAAGAGAAAGAGTGCATAGAGGAATGCAAAACGACTGAATCACCTATagtaatggagggagtataatttatggtttttgaatTAGCAAAGTTGACACACAGTTATTGTTGTTTTGATTATATAGTACCTTGTAGTCCATTGGTTGATTTTCTCCACGAGTATCTCGGCTTGGAAGTAAGTGGTGATTTTATTTTCTTGTGCCTTTTTATGTGTAgtagagctgatcaaatggcccaagcccattggccctACCCGGCCCGCCCGGTttttttgaagggcttgggccattagttttggcccaaaaaagcccatgggccggcctaaaaaggcccaaaatattttggggccgggtttgggccaagcgtttggcccaaattttggcccgacccggcccatatttattaataatgaatattttttctaataaaacctgttaaagttatactcaactctttacaaactcaaatatatttttttagatttataaaacaaagtataacataaatcatatctaagaatgcatgattaagcattctaaagtggcgatttttgtcattattttattttagagagcaattaatatgcatttcatcatattttgtgcaattttatacactatgtatgttttaaaagttgtaactgaaggtattacgctaattatttcctagggtaagtcgtaaattttagggcccgaaaaagcccatttaggcccaaaagcccgcattagcccataagggccgggtttgggcttgcTAAATAAGCCCACGCATCTGGGCCGACCCAGCCCGGCCCACACAAATGGACTGCTTTTGTTAGAAGGGCCCGGACCAAGCCCGCATTGGCCCgacccatgatcacctctaatgTGTAGTTGTGTACTGGTCAATGTAATTAAGGAGTTAATGTTATCTGTTCAGGCTGCTAATTATCTGAACATCAAGGGTTTACTGGACTTGACATGCCAAACAGTAGCGAACATGATGAAAGGAAAAACCCCAGAGGAAATCAGGGAGACATTCCACATCATTAATGACTACACCccggaggaggaggaagaagtgAGGAGGGGGATCCAGTGGGCTTTTGAATGATCATCTCATCTGTCATTCATTTTGCTGAAATGTCGATAATTCCATGGGCTGTAGATATGGAGGAGAAGATGTAGTAGTTTTGTGAACAATTTCGCTAGTAATGGAAGGCTATTATTGGAGTATTGAGCAATTTCGCTGGTAATGGAAGGCTATTATTTTAGAGCATTCACCTCGTTATATTTTGAAATAAAGCATATTGATGAGGCCTGTGACAGCCTCTGCAAATCTGGGCCAAATTGTCACTATGGTGAATCAGTGGTGGCCCTGCTTGCCCAATAGCGCCACGATTGTTCTCCTGAGGCTCTTTTACTCTATCCCATAGAGAACTATAATATCGCCTGTTCGTATTTTCTTTTTGGATTGAGAATTTGAGATATCAATACTGACCATTCAGTGCTTAGCCCATGATCATTTGTAATCGGACGGCGGGGCGGAATGAAAATTCATTCTACAGCAAAGATAAATTGATTTAATCTTTTATGACCTACTTATAATAGATCCGGACTCTTTTTAACACAAGGAATATATATCCTAAAATCTGAGTTGATAAGATTTCCTGAAATTGATTCGATAATAATACATTCAAACATATGTAAAACAGAAGTGGTTGACTTCTTTGAGTGAGAACTTTAGTTCGGCTAAACGAGCATGAGTTTGGCTTTCCTCATGAAGTAAAACTCATCCAAACTTGAAAAAAATGTGCTCACTATCAAATTTGTGAGCTTTACCGCGAGCTCAACACCAGCCTAAATAAAAACAATTAATAGTACGATTGTTGGCACAACTAATTTTTTTCGAATGAGTTAAACTTAAAAGGCGAAAAATATAAATTTATTATGGAACCTATACTAAACCAATGTAAAAGACTATCAAAATTATGTTCGCTCTTGATACCGTTAATAAGACACAATCTTTCCTATATCATAAACAACAATCGTAGAATTAATTAGCTAGATTATATAAAAGAGTACGATATAATGGTTTCTTAATAACTTAATGAGACACCGTCTCAAACTTTTGTAAATTAGTAGTTAACCATGGCTGATGGCTCCTCCTTCACTACGCTTCAAACTTGCCAATCTCAAACGCTTTCATCAAACATTCTTCCTTGTCTAACATATCCTTGTACGCCGCAACAACCCTTGATTCATTTTCAAGCATATTCAACAACTTCTCCCTCTCGACTTCCCAAATCTTCTTCTCCATTTTCAACTTCTTATACTTCTTCTCCATTCTCGACTTCTTATTGATTTTATCCTTAAGCTTCCTTATTTTCTCATCTTCTGTATTTTTCGCCAACAACCCTTCCATTAACATTTCGCGCACTTCCATTACCTGTTCACTCGCTTTTCTAGCTGATTTCTTCGCTTCTCTTTCATTATCGAGCTCAATCCCTAAATAGCCGTTATCTTCCTCCAATCTCATACACTTTTCTTCTAATTCCGATACCTTGGATCTTTCCTCATCGAGCTCAATCCCTAAATCGCCATTCTCTTCCTCCAAGCTCGTACACCTTTCTTCTAATTCCAACACCTTCAATCTTTCCTTATGGAGCTCAATCCAATTGTGGAGCTCATCCCTTAAATTGTAATTAACTTCCTCCAATCCCGTATACATTTCTTTTAGTTCCGACACCTTCAATCTTTCCTCATCGAGATAATCTTCCTCCAATCTCGTACACATTTCTTCTAATTCAGACACCTTAAATCTTTCCCTCTCGAGTTCAATCCCTAAGTTAACCTTTTCTTCCTCCAATCTTTTACACTTCATCTTTAAGTCCAATGAATTTAATACTAACTTGTAACTCGCCTTCTCCATCAGCTTACACGGCTGTTTTAGTTTCGACACATTCTCTAATACCTCCTCGAATTCTTTAACAAGATCTCTCTTCTCTTTAGCCATTATCTGTATTTCCTCCTCCAAAACCCTAAGTTGCTCCACAAGAGACATAGTTTCTTCCTTAAATTCATGCTTTAGCTTGTTTTTCTCCTCATTCATCTTCTCTTTCTCAACTCGAAGTTTCTCCTCCAACTTTGACTCAATTTCCTTTCTTTTCGATACTTCGTCTCTCAACAACCGATGCAAGTGATCTACTAACACCATCCTCTGACCGTCTGAAAGGTAAATATTTTCAACTCCTTCACTAATTGCTTCCATCTTGTTACAATCAGTCTCCTGGAACAAAAAACATGTTTCAATTCACATATTCCGTGTTGGTAGACAAAAACCTCATAAATCGTgttctaatttgataattaattcTCAGTGCTATAAATTAATCCTTACGTTCTACCTTAACATTTTTTTTTAACTTGTTTTATAATCAATGGGCGAACCTAGAAATAAAATTTTGTTTAGCGAATTTTCCTCATATTGTTTTATACATATGTTAAGACCTATTCTAAGAATTTTGGGTAGCAAAAAACAATAATCTTAACTATTTTTCGCAAACTTGGGGTGACGAGTGCTACCCCTTGCTACTAGCTAGGTTCCCCCCTGAATGTTGGACCGAGATTTATAATTAGGGGTCAAAAGTTTCTAAGTGTGCAAATCAATAATGctataggttttttttttttttttttttttttttttttttttttggtgtgaaTCAATAATGCTATAGGTAAAACTACAAAAATCACAACTTTTACCTAAAGTTTTGAAATTTTCATTGTCTAGGGGGCGACCGCATCTCTATTATGCTAATCAAATTTATCAATGTCAGATTATATATTAACCTGCCGTGATTGATGGCGGATCGATCTTGCCTCTCTATTATGCTAATCAAGTTTATCTATTATGCTAATCAAGTTTAGCAATTAGCAACAAGAACGAAAATAATCGAGAATTTAAGTACGTGCAACAACTAATCAATACTAAACgcgaaaaaataataataatgcgAACCAAGAAAAAAGGGGAAGAAATTATACGAGTACAACTTACCGAAGAATCACGTAGAAAGTTGTAGAGGTAGAGGGAATAAATAACCAAGAAATTAACAACAGCTGCAATAAGTAAATATTTATAGTAATTATCGAAAAACAACGAGGTTAATAAGTAAATAAAAAATCCAATTCTTTCCCACATATACAATATGCTTTTAGGAAAGTAGATGGGAGTTTCTTTGTTATCAAACAATTTTGGCACCGCCATCGCCATGATTTTATTTTGCTCTGATTAAAGCTAATTCAGAAAAAAGTTTAGGAAAGTGCCCTAAAACATATACGGAGTAGTAGTTACCTAATTAAACTCAACAGGATATCTTTTATTTTAACAAAAATAttctactactaataataataaaactaggTTTgcgacccgtgaaattcacgggtttatctgttttagttttgatatttttatcgtattgttaatatttgttcgagcaattagttgttgatccatttaaaaatatatagtcttgaaatacatagaaattagttagttaataccttatttctttgacaactttggtttatttttttaaattgaATCCTGTAAGTGACAATAtggtagctactaattttgagaaacttgacaatggagcaatgacaaagacgactcattTTATATACGTGTAttttactccgcaatataataaaatgagttt
Encoded here:
- the LOC141599544 gene encoding SKP1-like protein 1A; its protein translation is MAAAIEGSSSSTATETMATAIEVSSSPTATEAMAAAIELSLSSGATETKKIVLKSSDDEEFEVEEAVALQSQTIKHMIEDDCADNAIPLPNITAYILDKVIEYCEKHVEASYTYTPSDTTSPADQLKKWDAEFAKVDQDTLFDIMLAANYLNIKGLLDLTCQTVANMMKGKTPEEIRETFHIINDYTPEEEEEVRRGIQWAFE
- the LOC141602583 gene encoding uncharacterized protein LOC141602583 produces the protein MAMAVPKLFDNKETPIYFPKSILYMWERIGFFIYLLTSLFFDNYYKYLLIAAVVNFLVIYSLYLYNFLRDSSETDCNKMEAISEGVENIYLSDGQRMVLVDHLHRLLRDEVSKRKEIESKLEEKLRVEKEKMNEEKNKLKHEFKEETMSLVEQLRVLEEEIQIMAKEKRDLVKEFEEVLENVSKLKQPCKLMEKASYKLVLNSLDLKMKCKRLEEEKVNLGIELERERFKVSELEEMCTRLEEDYLDEERLKVSELKEMYTGLEEVNYNLRDELHNWIELHKERLKVLELEERCTSLEEENGDLGIELDEERSKVSELEEKCMRLEEDNGYLGIELDNEREAKKSARKASEQVMEVREMLMEGLLAKNTEDEKIRKLKDKINKKSRMEKKYKKLKMEKKIWEVEREKLLNMLENESRVVAAYKDMLDKEECLMKAFEIGKFEA